From the genome of Prunus persica cultivar Lovell chromosome G8, Prunus_persica_NCBIv2, whole genome shotgun sequence:
TCTCACTGTATGCATCACTAATCAAGGGCTATGACCAgcttatgaatttttttaagtctcTCACTTTGACCTTATGATTCAACTTCTCAGATAACacctactttcttttgttttctttttctcattttatGCATAGGCGGTGGATTGGATGGCAAAGTTTTGGCCATTGAGGACGATTGGACCAACCATACCATCTATGTACATGGATAAGCGTCATGAAGACAACTGGGAGTATGGTCTCAGCCTCTTAAAGCCAAACAGTGATGCTTGCATGAAATGGTTAAATGTGAAGCCAAAAGGGTCTGTAGCATACGTTTCGTTTGGCAGTGTGGCAGAAATTGGAGAAGAGCAAATGGAGGAATTGGGTTTGGGTTTAAGGAGAAGCAAAAGCTATTTCTTGTGGGTGGTTAGGGAAAAAGAAGCAGCCAAGCTGCCAAAAGGGTTTGTGGAGGAGACATCTGAGAAGGGCTTGGTGGTTTCATGGTGCCCTCAATTGGAAGTTTTGGCACATAAGGCTGTAGGATGCTTTGTCACACATTGTGGCTGGAACTCTACTTTGGAGGGCTTGAGTTTGGGAGTTCCAATGGTGGCAGTGCCACAATGGACTGACCAAAGCACCAATGCCAGGTTCATCATGGATGTTTGGAAAACAGGGCTTAAAGCTCAAGCTGACAAGAAAGGGATAgtgagaggagaagaaataaCACATTGCCTGAGAGAAATATTGGATGGGGAGAGAGGAAAGGAGATTCGAAAGAACACTTCAAAGTGGAAAGCATTGGCCAAGAATGCAGTGGATGAAGGTGGAAGTTCTGATAAAAACATTGATGAGTTCATTGCAAAACTGGTTCAGAGTTAGGCTAGGCAAAGCTGCAAAATTGCCGAGTACAAGTCctcatattgaaaataaaagtgaGGCTATATAATGTAACAGACTCTGTGATTCTAATAAACGgttcaaaaagaagaaatcttCTGCAAACAATTTTGTTACCTTCTGCGTGTGCATATATATCACCTTTGCAATGACTCATGTTACAGGTTTCTCAATCGCAAAAATTGCCTGAGAAGCTGTTAGATGAGAGGTCAAGGTACATAACGAAGGAAAGGATGTTTATTGATGATATCAGTAGGAAGGTGTCCGCTTAGCTTGTTGCCTGAAAGATATAGGACTGCTTGTGCAGTTAAGCTAAGCCCTGAGGAAACTGGCCTTTTAGTCCCAAATCCGAAAGACAGACTTTTCTTTCATGCTCGTTCCAACACTCGATTCCCAGAAAGTGACAGATAAAACCTTCATTAGTGTTGTTGCTGAAATCCCATTAAGAATTTAAGTAGCCTTGCTACTCTCGACACCGAAGCTGAAACTACAACAAAAAAGCAGTAACCAGAGGACACTGTCAGTAAAAATGCCAGCATCTTGTTTACTCAACAACGTATGCATCAAGAAAGCCATCAAAATGGGCTTGAAAGAGACGTGCtatttaattaatgaaagccAAATGAGcagtgataaatatattatactgAACCCAGAGAAGGGGTTAAACAATCAACGACAAACTATTTAATGTAgttggaaagaaaaagttgaGAGATATATAAAAGACTCACACGGTCAACaacacataaattaaaaatgcaAGAGTGAAAGTGAACGTGAGGTAAGGAAATGAGCTCATTGAACAAGTTAATGAAATGGAAAGAAGGTTAAAAGAAATAGGAAGAGATAGGAAAGATTACAAGATATTTGTTGCAATGAGTAGTGAGAAGATCAGCAGTTATCTACATTTTTGGCAATAATTACGGGTCATGTTAGGTAGATCGCATGATTTGATGACATTGTAAATTACGTCTCTAATAGGGATGGAGCCCACTATTACAATGGGTCTTACCTCTACTAAAAAGGTGGTTTACAAAATAGTCTACAGATGTGGTCTCCTTAGCATTTTCCATATTACTATGTAGgattgttgtgattgttgtgggTGTGTTTGAGTCATTTGTGGGTGAGCAATTCTGCTGGAATTGGGTTTATTGTTATCACTCATCAGGCCCATTTGGAGGCCATTCCTTTAGTCAAAAGCTAAGCGACGACTTGGACTGCTAACTATTGACTATCCAGAGTGCTTGACTGCCCTCTGTTTCCATCTtcttttaaaaccttttttaAGTTCCAGTTCTTGTGTTACAATTTAATTCATGTTTTGTCCTTTGGGAATTTGTCCAAAGCATCTGCAAGAGGAAGCTCGGACTAAGTCGacccacaaaaataaaaaaaataaaaaataagtattagACACAACAATTCTTACTAATTAGAATTTGAgacataatttttatttgggttttaataCTTAcgaatcaaattttgttttaaatttggtCAAAAAGGAGACCTAGATTCATTGAGTTTGTCTAAATTAGAAAAGTAAAATACTGTTTtaccttttttgtttaaaagtcTGGCCAAAATTAGATCTtaccatttctctctctcgacCAGGGCAGCCACATTTCCAATTTCACAAACATGGCacgatttgcaaatattgtggtactaaattttcataaataaattattatagtgtttttaattttctttcattacttactatatattttctaaactcACAGTATTTGACAAGCTCGTtatataatcaatttaaatCACTCAAACCCACAATGCAATatatttccttccaattttttgtaataaaatcATAGAGAATTgattaaataaacatcctctaaagtttcaataaaaatttccaagttttcccacaattttcatgatttttatACAATTTTTACCAATATCGatatttttcagatattttcatcaaaattttcatgtttttaaaCCACCGATATTTCCAAAACTcccgatattttagaccttagGCAAGACCAATCATGTGCATAATTTTCAAGGGGACAATTGTGCTATCataccttcttttctttttttgttttggaaagaGACTATTTCATTCAAGACCAACATAAGCCAAAGATTACAGAATAAGATAAGACCCCAACAGTCAACTTGAATTAAAACCAATCAGGCAACTTGAACAAGGGTTGTGCGCTTTCATACTTTGTTTCACCCATATATGTGTGTTCGGATATACTGAGCGAAGTAAAACCAATCAGTCAACTTGAATAAGGGGGCCAAACGAGACATTTAAAACCACACAAATGGTCTCCAATTTTGGCATATGCCAAGGTTTTTGAGCAGAGACAGTCTCTACTAATAAATattcatttatattataatatgtgtAAAGTTCATTGGCTGGTTTATTTTGCTCTTCAATTTTCACTATAAATCTTGCAAATGTGGTTGGCTTCtgcacaacaaaatggagaaGACAGAAAAAGCTCACTGTCTGGTCTTCTTCTGTCCAATCCAAGGCCACATTAATCCCATGCTCCAATTCTCCAAGCGTTTAGAGCACAAAGGACTCAAAGTCACATTGATCACTACCCGCTCTGTTCACAAGGCCATGCatgaaggaggaggagaacaATCTACAACATCATTCTCTTCCATTGCATTGGAGACCATTTCTGATGGCTTTGATGGAGAAGGTGGGAGTGCCCAAGCAGAGAGCATCCAGGCCTACAGGGACCGTGTTCGGGAAATCGGCTCACAGACTTTGGCTGAGCTCATTGACAAGCTCTCTGCCTCAGGCCACCCTGCGGATTGTCTAGTTTATGATCCAGTTTTTCCTTGGGCTCTTGATGTGGCCAAAAGGGTTGGGATTGCTGCGGCTGCTTTCTTCACTGTATCTTGTGCTGTTACCAACATATACTCACTTGTCCATAATGGGCTGCTCAAACTTCCTCTCAATCCTGACTCTGAGATTTTGCTGCCTGGATTGCCACCTCTTCAACCTTCAGACACCCCATCTTTCATCTATGTTCCTGAATCTTACCCTGATTTCCTTAAACTGTCTGTAGATCTGTTCTCTAATCTTTGCAAAGCTGATTGGGTCTTCTGCAACACATTTTATGAGCTGGAACAAGAGGTAAACAAAATTGATGAGGTGGTTTTCGGTTCCAAATTAATTCATTCTCTTGAAAGTTGACGCGCACAACACTGCTAGAGTCACCAAATTTGTTCACCAAATTATGATTCAACttgatgttttatttttctctccttttacGCATAGGTGATAGAATATTGGACGACAAAGTTTTGGACATTCAGGACGATTGGACCAACCATACCATCTATGTACCTGGATAAGCGTCATGAAGACAACAAGGAATATGGTCTCAGCCTCTTAAAGCTAAAAAGTGATGCCTGCATGAAATGGTTAAATGCAAAGCCAAAAGGGTCTGTAGCATACATGTCGTTCGGCAGTATGGCAGAACAGGGAGAAGAGCAAATGGAGGaattgggtttgggtttgaaGAGAAGCAAACGCTATTTCTTGTGGGTGGTGAGGACATCAGAATCAGTTAAGCTGCCAAAAGGGTTTGCAGAGGAGACATCTGAGAAGGGTTTGGTGGTTTCATGGTGCCCTCAATTGGAAGTTTTGGCACATGAGGCTGTAGGATGCTTTGTCACACACTGTGGTTGGAACTCTACATTGGAGGCCTTGAGTTTGGGAGTTCCAATGGTGGCAGTGCCACAATGGGCTGACCAGAGCACCAATGCCAAGTTCATCATGGATGTGTGGAAAATAGGGCTTAAAGCTCAAGCTGATGAGAAAGGGATAgtgagaggagaagaaatagCAAATTGTGTGAGAGAAATATTGGATGGGGAGAGAGGGAAGGAGATTCGAAAGAACGCTTCGAATTGGAAAGCATTGGCCAAGAGTGCAGTGGATGAAGGTGGAAGTTCTGATAAAAACATTGATGAGTTCATTGCAAAACTGGTTCAGAATTAGAACTAGCTAGGCAAAGCTGTGGTgtatttctgaaaaaaattcCTTGTACAAGTCCTCTTGTCGAAAATGTTATTAGGGACTGATTAATAATTTCCATGACTAATCATTTTTAAACGTCACAAATTCGTGTCTTCactattttgattttatgaaatatgaaaagtAAATTATAATGAATACGAAAACTTTATGATTAGAAAAGTTTAGGGACCCACAAAGACTAAATTATGTGCATACTTTTCAAGGGGACAATTGTGCTATCATACTTTGTTTCTCACCACACATGCGTGTTGTTAACATATCAACCCCAGCCCATCAGTACTTAACCAAACCCAAGATAGACAACCTAGCTCACCCCATTTTGAGGAGCAATCGCTACAATATTCTAGAAGCACCACAAGTGCAAACAACAAAGTGATAATATCGATTACCACTAGAAATATCTAGAATAAAGGATATATGTAGATAAGTCTAGGAGAACATAAAAGCCCAAGTCGGTGAAGTGGAAAAGTACGTCAGCAGCTAAGCTTGGAGATTTGTCTGGAAGATAAACAATTTTGTGACCCATATTCCTTGGTGTCAATCAAGAAGTGAAGAGAGTGTCAATAAGAAGAGTGAGCAATAATTTATAGAGTCCTTGTGAGAAGTGTGAGTTTGTCTCTAGAAGTGAGAAAGAGTGCTTGTATG
Proteins encoded in this window:
- the LOC18767500 gene encoding UDP-glycosyltransferase 74E2 isoform X1, whose product is MEKTEKAHCLVFFCPIQGHINPMLQFSKRLEHKGLKVTLITTRSVHKAMHEGGGEQSTTSFSSIALETISDGFDGEGGSAQAESIQAYRDRVREIGSQTLAELIDKLSASGHPADCLVYDPVFPWALDVAKRVGIAAAAFFTVSCAVTNIYSLVHNGLLKLPLNPDSEILLPGLPPLQPSDTPSFIYVPESYPDFLKLSVDLFSNLCKADWVFCNTFYELEQEVNKIDEVIEYWTTKFWTFRTIGPTIPSMYLDKRHEDNKEYGLSLLKLKSDACMKWLNAKPKGSVAYMSFGSMAEQGEEQMEELGLGLKRSKRYFLWVVRTSESVKLPKGFAEETSEKGLVVSWCPQLEVLAHEAVGCFVTHCGWNSTLEALSLGVPMVAVPQWADQSTNAKFIMDVWKIGLKAQADEKGIVRGEEIANCVREILDGERGKEIRKNASNWKALAKSAVDEGGSSDKNIDEFIAKLVQN
- the LOC18767500 gene encoding UDP-glycosyltransferase 74E2 isoform X2; this encodes MEKTEKAHCLVFFCPIQGHINPMLQFSKRLEHKGLKVTLITTRSVHKAMHEGGGEQSTTSFSSIALETISDGFDGEGGSAQAESIQAYRDRVREIGSQTLAELIDKLSASGHPADCLVYDPVFPWALDVAKRVGIAAAAFFTVSCAVTNIYSLVHNGLLKLPLNPDSEILLPGLPPLQPSDTPSFIYVPESYPDFLKLSVDLFSNLCKADWVFCNTFYELEQEVIEYWTTKFWTFRTIGPTIPSMYLDKRHEDNKEYGLSLLKLKSDACMKWLNAKPKGSVAYMSFGSMAEQGEEQMEELGLGLKRSKRYFLWVVRTSESVKLPKGFAEETSEKGLVVSWCPQLEVLAHEAVGCFVTHCGWNSTLEALSLGVPMVAVPQWADQSTNAKFIMDVWKIGLKAQADEKGIVRGEEIANCVREILDGERGKEIRKNASNWKALAKSAVDEGGSSDKNIDEFIAKLVQN